A DNA window from Vigna unguiculata cultivar IT97K-499-35 chromosome 10, ASM411807v1, whole genome shotgun sequence contains the following coding sequences:
- the LOC114165510 gene encoding isoleucine N-monooxygenase 1-like produces the protein MEHSPSLLLSNLQSLWLFVCFTIMLKALIPNLIQKNSKKQRPKLPPGPKPWPMVGNLPEMLANKPAHRWIHNLMKQMNIEIACIRLGNTYVIPVTCPTIAKEFLSVQDATFASRSLTTCTDLVSSGYLSTILVPFGDQWKKMKKILTTALLSSQKHLWLHDRRTEEADNLIFYVYNKSKTVNNGVAAGLVNIRSVARHYCGNVIRKIVFGTRYFGKGRKDGGPSFEEKEHVDSIFVLLKYVYAFSISDYIPCLRRLDLDGHQKKVKEALKVIKKYHDPIVEGRVKQWNDLPKIEEEDWLDILISLKDANNNPLLTLEEINAQLVELMIATVDNPSNAFEWALAEMINQPSLLQRAIEELDGVVGKERLVQESDIPKLNFVKACAREAFRLHPMAPFNPPHISMSDTTVGNYFIPKGSHVILSRRELGRNPKVWNEPLKFKPERHLKCDNESNVTLTEPNLRFISFSTGKRGCPGVMLGTTMTVMLFARLLHGFTWTTPPNVSKINLVESNDHINLAEPLMAVAKPRLAPHLYHL, from the exons ATGGAACATTCCCCTTCTCTTTTGTTGTCAAATCTTCAAAGCCTCTGGTTGTTTGTATGCTTTACCATTATGCTAAAAGCCCTAATACCTAACTTGATTCAGAAAAATTCCAAGAAACAAAGGCCAAAACTTCCCCCAGGTCCCAAACCATGGCCCATGGTGGGCAACCTTCCTGAGATGCTTGCAAACAAACCTGCTCATCGATGGATACACAATCTCATGAAACAAATGAACATTGAGATTGCATGTATCCGTCTCGGAAATACCTATGTTATCCCTGTCACATGTCCCACCATTGCTAAAGAGTTTTTGAGTGTACAGGACGCAACTTTTGCATCCAGATCATTAACCACTTGCACTGATCTCGTTAGTAGCGGATATTTATCCACAATTTTAGTGCCATTTGGGGACCAatggaagaaaatgaagaaaatctTAACCACTGCTTTGCTTTCTTCACAAAAGCACCTATGGCTCCATGACAGAAGGACTGAAGAAGCTGac AACCTTATATTTTACGTCTACAACAAAAGCAAAACTGTGAACAATGGTGTTGCTGCTGGCCTTGTGAACATTAGGAGTGTTGCAAGGCATTATTGTGGCAACGTTATCAGGAAAATTGTTTTTGGTACAAGGTATTTTGGAAAAGGTAGGAAGGATGGAGGGCCTAGTTTTGAGGAGAAAGAACATGTTGATTCTATCTTTGTTTTACTTAAGTATGTCTATGCCTTTTCTATTTCTGATTATATCCCATGCTTGAGGAGACTTGACTTGGATGGACATCAGAAGAAGGTGAAAGAAGCTTTGAAAGTGATAAAGAAATATCATGATCCCATCGTTGAGGGAAGAGTTAAACAATGGAATGATTTACCAAAGATTGAAGAAGAGGACTGGCTTGATATTTTGATCTCCTTGAAAGATGCCAACAATAACCCATTATTGACGTTGGAAGAAATTAATGCTCAACTTGTG GAATTAATGATTGCAACAGTGGACAATCCATCAAATGCTTTCGAATGGGCACTAGCTGAAATGATAAACCAACCAAGTTTGCTCCAAAGAGCCATTGAAGAATTGGACGGTGTGGTGGGAAAAGAGAGGTTGGTTCAAGAATCAGATATACCAAAGCTCAACTTTGTAAAGGCATGTGCAAGAGAAGCTTTTCGCCTTCATCCCATGGCACCTTTTAATCCTCCCCATATCTCAATGAGTGATACAACTGTGGGAAATTACTTCATCCCAAAGGGTAGCCATGTAATACTAAGTAGAAGAGAACTTGGAAGAAACCCAAAAGTGTGGAATGAACCCCTCAAGTTTAAACCAGAACGTCACCTTAAGTGTGATAATGAGTCTAATGTAACTTTGACAGAGCCAAATTTGAGGTTCATATCATTTAGCACGGGAAAGCGTGGTTGTCCTGGAGTTATGCTTGGAACCACAATGACCGTGATGTTATTTGCGAGGTTGCTGCATGGCTTCACTTGGACTACCCCACCTAATGTTTCAAAAATAAACCTAGTTGAGTCCAATGATCATATAAATCTTGCAGAGCCACTTATGGCCGTTGCTAAGCCCAGATTAGCACCACACTTATATCACCTTTAA
- the LOC114165511 gene encoding uncharacterized protein LOC114165511, giving the protein MKHHLAGTKENVIACTFVPDDVREMFLKLLEDKEKIKEANRVDCFEETNIQCSKKGKQGVAKQTTINEMFKDRELVIQDICNCIYGNALLFNLVRNSLFTQMLKSVGEYGKGLKPPTYHEVRVSYLKKMVDNIQASLEKYKVEWEKWGCTLMCDGWTDGKGRSLTNFLVNSPSGTMFLKSIDTSNAIKDAKQMFELLGSVIEEIGEDNVVQVVTDGASNIVAAGKMLEEKRTKLFWSPCAAHCLDLILEDIGELPVFYNTIVNAKKVTTFIYRHTWVLNLYRKYSKGQELARSAVIRFATTFLTLQCIAQQKNALRGMFVSEAWTTSKHASKTEGKQVVSIVLSDVRFWKSIQYCLKCVTPLVKILRLVDGDSKPAMPYIYEAMDRAKEQIAANFKNEESRYKKVWKIIDTRWNLQLHRPLHAAAYYLNPKFHYDKNFNPDEEVSYGLYETIEKMIPDRRIRFQLDQKLDRFKKAQGLFGRSMAIDTRDKKQPALWWESYGVEGKELQNLAMRILSLTCSATGCERNWSIFDQVHTKRRNRLEQQRLNALVFVKYNLQLEMRQKVREEKRDTYDPICLSDIESDDEWITEKEDPCLPNDVSWMDIHESFTLEEGAPSKKRKRGPRNLNIKGKSTTPANDDGIEGMVEEVEEEDEEDEDELPQNVILDEEDDLSDIDLGDDE; this is encoded by the exons ATGAAACATCATCTTGCTGGAACAAAGGAGAATGTCATTGCTTGTACATTTGTTCCTGATGATGTTAGAGAAATGTTTTTGAAGTTGttagaagataaagaaaaaataaaagaagcaaATCGGGTAGACTGTTTTgaagaaacaaatattcaatGTAGTAAGAAGGGGAAACAAGGAGTTGCAAAACAGACAAccataaatgaaatgtttaaagATAGAGAGTTGGTGATTCAAGATATTTGCAACTGCATATATGGGAATGCTTTGCTATTTAATTTGGTAAGAAACTCCTTATTTACCCAAATGTTGAAATCTGTTGGGGAATATGGAAAGGGTTTAAAGCCTCCAACTTATCATGAAGTTAGAGTATCTTATCTGAAAAAAATGGTTGACAATATCCAAGCTAGTTTGGAGAAATATAAGGTTGAATGGGAAAAATGGGGATGTACTTTGATGTGTGATGGTTGGACAGATGGAAAAGGGAGGTCTCTTACCAACTTTTTAGTTAATAGTCCAAGCGGAACAATGTTCTTAAAATCTATTGATACTAGTAATGCGATCAAGGATGCTAAACAAATGTTTGAATTGTTAGGTTCTGTGATTGAAGAAATTGGGGAAGATAATGTTGTGCAAGTTGTGACAGATGGTGCTTCTAATATTGTTGCAGCAGGAAAGATGTTAGAAGAGAAGAGAACTAAACTATTTTGGTCTCCGTGTGCAGCTCATTGTCTTGACTTAATTCTTGAAGACATTGGTGAACTTCCAGTATTTTACAATACGATTGTAAATGCAAAAAAAGTCACAACTTTCATTTATAGACACACATGGGTCCtaaatttatatagaaaatattcTAAAGGACAAGAATTAGCTCGATCAGCAGTCATAAGATTTGCAACTACTTTTCTAACCCTTCAGTGTATAGCACAACAGAAAAATGCTCTTCGAGGTATGTTTGTTTCAGAAGCATGGACAACTAGTAAACATGCTAGTAAGACTGAAGGTAAACAAGTAGTGAGCATTGTTTTATCTGATGTTAGATTTTGGAAATCTATCCAATATTGCTTGAAGTGTGTCACTCCACTTGTAAAAATACTAAGGCTTGTGGATGGAGACTCAAAACCTGCAATGCCATATATTTATGAAGCTATGGATAGAGCTAAAGAGCAAATAGCTGCAAATTTCAAGAATGAAGAATCTCGTTATAAAAAGGTGTGGAAAATAATTGATACTCGTTGGAATTTGCAGTTACATAGACCTCTTCATGCTGCTGCTTACTACCTTAATCCTAA atttCATTATGACAAAAACTTCAATCCAGATGAAGAGGTTTCATATGGTTTGTATGAGACCATAGAAAAAATGATCCCTGATAGAAGGATTAGATTTCAACTTGATCAAAAACTTGATAGATTTAAGAAAGCCCAAGGATTATTTGGAAGAAGCATGGCAATTGACACTAGGGATAAGAAGCAACCtg CTCTTTGGTGGGAAAGTTATGGTGTTGAAGGTAAAGAGTTGCAAAATCTAGCAATGAGAATTTTAAGTCTCACTTGTAGTGCCACTGGTTGTGAAAGAAACTGGAGCATATTTGATCAAGTCCATACCAAAAGAAGAAACCGCTTGGAACAACAAAGATTAAATGCTCTTGTGTTTGTTAAATATAATCTTCAACTTGAAATGAGAcaaaaggttagagaagagaaaagagatACTTATGATCCTATATGTCTATCTGATATTGAATCAGATGATGAGTGGATTACTGAAAAAGAGGATCCTTGTCTACCAAATGATGTTTCATGGATGGATATACATGAATCTTTTACTCTCGAAGAGGGAGCTCCAAGCAAGAAAAGGAAGAGGGGTCCAAGAAACTTAAACATAAAGGGAAAATCTACTACACCAGCAAATGATGATGGAATTGAAGGGATGGTTGAAGAAGTTGAGGAAgaggatgaagaagatgaagatgagttGCCACAAAATGTTATATTAGATGAAGAAGATGATCTAAGTGACATTGATCTTGGAGATGacgaatga